GAATCTGTACAAGTCAATTCCGGCACCCGTTGTTCCCGAGCTTGTGCTTCCGTATACCGAGGAAGAGTGTGCGCCTCTGCCTCCCGAGGAGTTCCCCGAGAATGATGATGATGTCGAGGACATCACTGGGGAAGATGCCGAGGGTGGTGATTGTTCTAGTGTGGCAAAAACAGTTGAAGGTGGTGAGAAGGCAGCCGAAGATGCCGAGCGTGAGCCAATGCGTATTGACAAGGATGCTGAGGCCGAGGCTGATGTCCCTTCGGAAAATGTTTCTCCACCTTAGAGTTGatgtcttttttgtttgaactttgCTTAACTTTGATCTTTTGttggactggacggctccgaGCTTGGAGTTTGCCGTaccagatgtaatagtttgaATGGGGGTCGGCACCAAAAGCGGTTTACTACGCCGTACCTCTGTTAGGTTTTTCCTGTGGTGCTTGCTTTATTTGAATGGATGTTTGATTTCTGATTGGAATCTGCTTTGCTGTTGAATGTTTTCGTACCTTAGGAAAATTTTGATATGATTGCTTGTGTGGGTAATAGATGtccgtagcccccactttggtcttGGTTCGGCCAAGTAGTGGAATGAATATCAGAGTAGGGAGTTCGCAACTGTAGCTGGATAGTGGCCGAGCCTGGATCAAAGTAGCATAGTGTAGGTTAGTGCAATGGGTCGCCGAGTTAAAAAGTGTCGTTGGCAGGTGTCCTTGTTTGGGGAGTTATAGTTTGGATGTCCATCATAGAGTTTGATTGTTGAAGCTCGGCCAAGTTGTCGATCCCTAGCGAAGATGATGAAGACTATAGTTTGCCAaagtttgtgggtggtttgctcaccataACGTGAGTGTAACCGAGCTTTGGCCGACCGTATTATCTTGCCAAGCTGAACCGAAGCCTAAAATTCCAGCCTTAATGTGTGCTTTAGGCTCGGTGGACCGTATGTCATGTTTTATGCTTCTTGAGGGCAGCAACAGAGGCCGAAGCaattgtttgtgtgtgtgacCGAAGTCAACGTTTGTGGTTGGCAGAGTGTTGCCGAGGGTAAGTGAGTATTGAAACAGATATAAGAAGAGCACAAACGCCATAATTTCACCAAACAAGCATTTTCTTGATATATGAGACTGAGTACAAGTAAGATAAAAAACTATGGGCCGAAGCCTTTCTTTGAAATGAAGTACGATAGAAAAGTGCGAATGATCGCCGAAAAGATCCTTTAAGATTGTGATCACATATATGCCTTCTTCAGATTCTGTGCATTCCAGGGGTTGGTAAGGATTTTACCATTCATGTCCTTTAGCATGTAAGCACCTTCACCAGCGATTTTGACAACACGAAtggggccctcccagttggatTTGAATTTCTACTTCTTGCTAGtttgcaccacctttcgccACACCAAGTCATCTAGTTTGAAAgtcttggttcgaacacttcggttgtagcATCTTGCCACCTATTGTTGGTATTCGGTGAGCTTTAACTGAGCGTTGTCGCGCTTTTCTTCTGCTAAGATCAGTTCCTATTCTATGGCGTCATCATTAGTCTTTGGGTCGAAGTTTTCTGTTCTCAGAGTGGGGAACTTGGATTCTAGTGGAATTACCGCCTCCATaccgaatgccattgaaaagggaGTTTGGCCTGTTGAGCGCCGGGGGgtagaacggtaagcccaaAGAACACGTGGTAGTtcctcagcccattttcctctcttggagtttaATCGGCGCTTGATCCCGGCGCAGACAGTCTTGTTTGTTGCCTCGGCTTGTCCATTCCCTTGTGGGTATGCTGGagtagagttgaagaagcgtatcccaaatttGACACAGAGGCTGGTGAGGTCTTTACCAATGAATTGGCTTCCGTTGTCTGATACAATGGCGTAAGGGACTCCAAACcttgtaacaatgtttcgccagacaAATCTGCAAACGTCAGCCTCTGTGATTGTCACAAGAGGCTTggcctctacccattttgagaagtagtctgttgcggtgatcaagaacttgaatcctcctggagcTGTTGGCAGTTTTCCGACGATAtcaagcccccattgtgcaaagggccaaggactgGTGATGGGGGAGAGGTTCTGGGCGGGTTGCTTTGGAATgggagaaaaaagttggcatGGTCGGCATTTGCGAACAGTGTCTtcacagtctttcttcatgtttttcCAGAAGTATCCCTGACTCAATGCTCGTTGGCAAAGTGATCGGCCGCCGGAGTGGCAGCCACAACTCCCTGAGTGAAGTTCGGCGAGAATCTCttgaacttgggttgggtggaccACGAGGAGATATGGGCCGGAGATAgatttcctgtagagttggccgctttcagagagccagtagtaagcggctttGTTCCTGATGCGATAAGCTTCCTTTTTGTCTACTGGTAGAGTATCATGTTTGAGAAACACAATtatctcgtccatccagcttgggCCGAGTTCAACGTTGAGAACCTTTGGAGTGGCATCAAAGCTTGGGTGGTCGATGTTGCTGAAGCTGATTGTCCGGAATTCGGTGGCTTTAGAAGCTGAGGCAAGGCCAATGAGTGCGTAGGCATGCGCGTTGTgttcgcggttgatctgttcgattttgAAATTGTGGAAGTGGGTGATCAGTTCGGCTACGGTTGCCTGGTATTTTGACATCTGCGGATCCCAAGCCTCATAGTCCCCCagtacttggttaactatgagttgggagtcacagTAAATGACAAGGTTGGAAATTTCCATCGCAACCGCAAAGCGTAAGCCAGCTAGGAgcgcttcatattcagcttcgttaTTGGTGGCGGGGAAGTCGATGTTGATATCACTTTCGTGTAGTGTTCCACAGGGGGAGACTAGGACGACCCCggcccctgctccgttgctgttggatGCTCCGTCAACATGCAGACGCCAGATGTCAccttggaaaaggtgccaaggtTTCGGCAACAATTGATGCTCGGCGACGGTGTGTGTTGGGATGGGTATGTTGAGAAGTTCAGTATCTTCTGGAGTAAGTTTAGTAATGAAGTCAGCAAGAACTtgtcctttgattgccgttTGTGGTTCGAaacggatatcaaagtttgctagctcTACTGCCCACTTGAAGACCCTGCTAGATAGATCAGCCTTTCGAAAGAGGCTCTTGAGGGGATGTTCTGTTAAGACAACGATGGGGTGTGATTAGAAGTAGGGCAGGAGTTTCCAAGCAGCTAAAACAagagcaagggctaacttttcaagtggCAGGTAACAAGTTTGAGCTGGGAGAAGCGTCTTGCTTGTGAAGTATATTGGCATGTCAATGGCGCCATCCCGCCGCACGagtgcagaactggttgcgtgggcggacacggcgagGTAGAGATATAAAGTTTCGAACTCCTTGGATTTTACCATCAGAGGGGCCGAGTTTAAGTATTCTTTGAGTTCGGCTAAAGCGGCGTCACAATCCGAAGTCCACTCGAAGCTGCGTCGGCTTTTTCCCTTCAAAgcatggaagaatgcgtggcacttgtctgaggatttgctgatgaatcggtaTAGAGCCGCTGCCATATCAGTGAGCCTCTGTATttccttgattgtccttggtgggcGCAAATCTTTAACGGCTTTTATTTGGTTAGGGTCGGCTTCAATACCTCTTCGGGTGACTAGGTATCCGAGGAATTTTCCCGCGCTTACCCCGAATGCGCATTTTTCGGGattcagccgtagcttgtgtagtttgaggatttcaaaaacttcggccaagtctCGTAGGTGGTTGGAtcccttcttgcttttgatgaccaggtcatcaatgtaagcttccacggtgtggccgatttgtttttgcaacatcttgaatattgctctgttgaatgttgtgcctgaattcttgagtccaaagggcatgacgcggtagcagaAGATGCCATATGGTGTGATGAAaacagttttctccatgtcgtcggggttcatggcaatttggtggtagccacggtaggcgtcgAGGAAGCTTAACCGAGCGTGGCCTGCtgttgcgtccacaagttgatcaatctacgggagtgggaaccaatcctttggacaagcgtcgttgagattggtataatccacgcaaactcgccatttgccatttttctttttgacgaCCACCGTGTTGGACAACCATGTTgagtattgtacttcttggatggcatTGGCTTCCAGCAGACGCTTGACCTCTTCGATGACGGCGTCGGCATGTTCGGCTGCAGAAcgccgtgccttctggatgacaggtttagcgtctttcttgatgttgagagaGTGACTGATGAAACTGGGATCGACCCCcagcatttcgttgggggtccaggcaaagacttctatatttttcttgaggtattgaaacatttcttcgcggtcaacctcgctgatggaagagctgattaagaagaatcgggagccatcctcgttgattgacatttggacgaggtccttttctgctttgtcttcggctAGCTGGCCGACGTCGTCGATCATGGTGATGTCTGGAATTTAGACCCATTGCACTTGCTTGgctttggtggaattgtggacGGCTGAGACGtagcactttttggaggctATTTGGTCACCTCGTAGATCCTCTTGTCTTCCATTGATCCCGATGAAGCgaacgacctggtggtaggttgaggcgattGCTTGCATGTCgtgtagccaggttcggccgagaattgcgttgtatgggcttggtACGTTGACGACAATGAACTCGACGCTCAATGTTTTCGAGCCAACGACGACTCGTAGGAAGATTCGACCAAGTGGCCAAACGGGTGCTCCGTTGAATCCAATGAGGGGTACTTCGACGGGTTGCAAAGCTGTTTCTGGGAGATTAAGCTTTTTGAATAAgtcatagtacatgacctccACCGAGCTTCCCTGATCGACCAGGACGCGCTTGATGTCATGTACTCCGATTTGGACGGTTACAACGAGGGCGTCGGAGTGTGGTTTTTGCACACGTTCAAGATTGCGCTCGGTAAAGTTGATTGTCCATTTGGGTAACTTTTCTTGtcgtggacgtttggatccaggtcctaccGCGAGTACCTGCTTGGAAGTTGATGCGTGACTGAGGTCGGCCTGAATATttgattcaaattcctttgTTACGGGGCCGTGGATAACGTGTATCGTCGGCCGTGGTTCATTTGGTTTAGGATTGCCAGCAGGTGGACGGGTGGGTGTCTTGGTTTGGTCGATGTActgatcgagatggccttgtGCTGCCAGACGCTCCAATAGGGATTTGTAAGGTGTGCATGCGGTTGTGTAATGACCGAGCTCATTGTGGTACAAGCACTTTTTCTGTGGGTTCTGATCTGCTTGACCAGTGTCTGTGCCCAGCTTTCCCGTTGGCTATTCGAACCAAGGTTGCCTCATGATCTCTTTCAAAaaggaccagatgggttctttAAAGTGTGTGGTTTCGGCCACATAGTCATGTGCTTTCGACTGGCGCttttttccttccttgatgttgtggACAAGTTTCTTTGGCTGAGGTTGCTGCGTTGTGACTGGTGCTGGCAGCTGAGATgtgaccgttggaaa
This DNA window, taken from Rhododendron vialii isolate Sample 1 chromosome 8a, ASM3025357v1, encodes the following:
- the LOC131298660 gene encoding uncharacterized protein LOC131298660, with protein sequence MAAALYRFISKSSDKCHAFFHALKGKSRRSFEWTSDCDAALAELKEYLNSAPLMVKSKEFETLYLYLAVSAHATSSALVRRDGAIDMPIYFTSKTLLPAQTCYLPLEKVFKWAVELANFDIRFEPQTAIKGQVLADFITKLTPEDTELLNIPIPTHTVAEHQLLPKPWHLFQGDIWRLHVDGASNSNGAGAGVVLVSPCGTLHESDINIDFPATNNEAEYEALLAGLRFAVAMEISNLVIYCDSQLIVNQVLGDYEAWDPQMSKYQATVAELITHFHNFKIEQINREHNAHAYALIGLASASKATEFRTISFSNIDHPSFDATPKVLNVELGPSWMDEIIVFLKHDTLPVDKKEAYRIRNKAAYYWLSESGQLYRKSISGPYLLVVHPTQVQEILAELHSGSCGCHSGGRSLCQRALSQGYFWKNMKKDCEDTVRKCRPCQLFSPIPKQPAQNLSPITSPWPFAQWGLDIVGKLPTAPGGFKFGVPYAIVSDNGSQFIGKDLTSLCVKFGIRFFNSTPAYPQGNGQAEATNKTVCAGIKRRLNSKRGKWAEELPRVLWAYRSTPRRSTGQTPFSMAFGMEAVIPLESKFPTLRTENFDPKTNDDAIE
- the LOC131298661 gene encoding uncharacterized protein LOC131298661; translated protein: MRKLPSETLRQYAERYWQLFNKISGIDEYWAARTFKNGLEINSKILDELAIRPPHGMGELMRIVERFCALEEFYADRAAQGLTNSTTSFPTVTSQLPAPVTTQQPQPKKLVHNIKEGKKRQSKAHDYPTGKLGTDTGQADQNPQKKCLYHNELGHYTTACTPYKSLLERLAAQGHLDQYIDQTKTPTRPPAGNPKPNEPRPTIHVIHGPVTKEFESNIQADLSHASTSKQVLAVGPGSKRPRQEKLPKWTINFTERNLERVQKPHSDALVVTVQIGVHDIKRVLVDQGSSVEVMYYDLFKKLNLPETALQPVEVPLIGFNGAPVWPLGRIFLRVVVGSKTLSVEFIVVNVPSPYNAILGRTWLHDMQAIASTYHQVVRFIGINGRQEDLRGDQIASKKCYVSAVHNSTKAKQVQWV